The nucleotide window CATGATATTTCTTATCCCAAAGTTGCCGCAACCCGGGCACCAGGCTATTTCAACATCATTTTTCGCGTATATTGATGTATTCATTATCATTCTCCCTTATTTAATCGCGAACTGCGGTTTGCCGATTTCTGGTGAAACTCTCATGACGGCCTGCCGTCACAAAGGGGGATGAAAATTGCTGGGCGACCCCCATCCCCACCCTTACCCTCCCCTTGAAGGGGAGGGAAGTTGGACACAATGAATCCAATAAGTTGAGTTGGCATTTTTAGGTGAAAATATTTTTTAATTCAACCGCGAGGGCGTCTGCCGCAAAGGGGAACCCGTCGTACCTTAAGATAGTGTCTTTGATCGCAATCCCTGTTTCTGCCATGAGCAGGGACGCGAACTGCGCCGTCTGGCTGTTTTCCAAGGCCACTGTTTTTTCTGCCTTTTTAAGATATTTCCCCGCATCCCTGTGCAGAGGGTAAACCTGACTGAAATGCAGGAGCGCCGTCTCCTCAAGTTCGCTTAATTCCAACGCTTCCAGCGCGCTGTTGAGCGTCGAGCCCCAGGCGACTATCAGGTATTTGTATTTCCGGGGGCCGTAAAGTTCCGGGGCGAGCGCCGCCTTCCGGATGGCGGCAAATTTCTTCATTCTTTTATTTTTCATGGCCAGGCTGATCCCGCGCAAGTCTTCCGTGATTCGGCCGCTTTCATCATGCTCGTCAGAATCGGAACAGACCGTGCCTGTCCCAAAACCGGGCACACCGCGCGGGGAAAAACCGTCCTTGGCCAGCGCGTATCTTTTATAGTTTTCAGTCGTTGCAACAATGTATTTTTCTGGAGGTTCTGCGTTGATTGGAAACATGGGGACGTTGTAATAGGTGTCCACAAAGTACTGATCCGTCAGGATAAATACCGGCGCCTGGAACTTATCGGCCCAGTCAAATGCTCTGGCTGCAAGCTCGAAGCCCTGCCTGGTGTTGCCCGGGGCAAAGATTATCCGGGGGAACACCCCATGACCGGCGTAAAGCGCCAGGTTAAGATCACCCTGCTCCGTTCTGGTCGGTAGGCCTGTCGCAGGCCCGGGGCGCTGCGCGAGGTGGACAACCACGGGGGTCTCGGTGATTCCGGATAGCGATATCCCTTCCGTCATCAAGGCAAATCCCCCGCCTGAAGTTGAAACAAGCGCGCGCCCTCCGGCGTACCACGCGCCCAGGGCCATATTTATCACGCCTGTTTCATCTTCCGCCTGTTCAACAACAAGCCCCGCCCGGTGCTGATATGCGGCAAGCGCCGTGAACACGCCAGTTGCCGGAGTCATGGGATAGGCGAACACGCTGTCGCAGCCGCCGGCAATGGCCCCTATCGCAACGGCATCCGCGCCGGACAGAAGGAGCTCATTTTCTACGGCAAGCTTGCTTTTCAGTCCGGGCCGGTATTTTTTTGCCGTCGCTATTTTCCTGCCTTCATCATAACCGGCAATAAAAGCATCAATGTTTGATTTTATTGCATCATCGCCTTTGGGAGAGAACATTTTTCCTATATAGGCGGGTGCTTTTTCCAGGCCTGCGCCGATTATCCCGCACGCGCAGCCTGCGGCGGCCATGCTCTGGTAAATAGCGTTTCCCAGCTTTGTCGCTATCTTCGTGAAATCAACATTGATAACTCGTTCGTCGCCGAGTTTTTCCGCTTCGCCGATTATCAGGGTGTCTTTCTGTATCCGGTCAGACAGCCTGGCGATGGCCTGTTTTTCCAGCGGTATGAAAATATCTGTTTTTTCAACATAGGAGGCCCGGCGCTTTTCCGACACCCTGATCTGGGTGGAGTTGATTCCGCCGCGCACGCGGGACATATATTCCTTGGTGGCAAAAACATTGTATCCGGAATGCTTGATGATATTTACAAGGGTGGCTTCTATTGATTGGACGCCCTGTCCCGCTTCTCCGGCAATCACAATGGATACTTCGGATATTTTGTTCAGCATTTACCCCCTCCGTAAAATGGACGCTCCCGTCAAAAGGCCGAATCAGCATTGTTCGTCATTTATGGCTATTTCATGCCGCGTCTGGCCGCGATGAGCAGCGGATCCCACACCGGTGAGATGGGCGGCGCATAGGCGGCATCAAGGGTGTAGAGCTCATCCATCCGCATCCCCTGGGTGGCTGCGGCAACGACCGTATTAATCCTCAGCGCGGAGCCCGGGCCGCCGACAATCTGGCCTCCCACAATCACCCGCGGGTCCTCCTCGAAGAACAGCTTCACCCAGATATCTGTAGAGCCGGGGAAATAGGCCGGCAAGGTTGTTGCCTTGATCATCACGGAGCTGATATGTTTCAGGTCATAGCGATCGAGCTCCATCTGACCGATGCCGGTCTTGGCAATTTCCAGACCGAAGATGCGGGTGACCGCAGTTCCGATTACCCCCGGAAACTGTTTCAGTTTCTTTCCCTTTGTCTGTAAAACAATGTTTTCGCCGCACAGCTTGCCCTGGCGGTTTGCCGTCAATCCCAGGGGAATGTAAACATCCTGGTGCAGCAGGCGATGGTAAACGGTGCAGCAATCGCCGGCGCTGAAGATATGGGAGGCGGAGGTCCGCTGATAGCGGTCAACCTTAATGGCGCCGCGGGGGCCCAGTTCGAGGCCCGCCTCAACCGCGATGTCGCTGTTGGGCGTTACTCCGATGCTAAGAAGCACACAGTCCGCGGCAACGGAGCTGCCGTCATCGAGTCTTACCGCGTGAACCTGCTGGTCGCCCTCCAGGCCTACGACCTTGCGGCCGAGAATTACCTCGACGCCGTTTGCCCGCAGCTCTCGATCCGCAAGCAGGCTCATGTCGTCATCCATGATTGACATGACGCGGGGCATCGCCTCTACCAGGGCGACCTCCAGACCTGCGCCCCGGAAAGACTCCGCCATTTCGACCCCGATGTATCCGCCGCCGATGATCACGGCCTTCTGCGGTTTCCGGTTTTCCAGAAAAGCCTTCAGGTCGATGCCGCTCTGGAATTCCTTCAGCGGGAAGACCCCTGGCAGTTCAATGCCCGGGATGGCGGGGATGATGGAGCGGGCCCCCGTAGCCAGCACCAGTTCACCATACTCCTGTTCAAAGGCGCTTCCGTCTTCGTGATTTTTTACTGCGACCGTTTGCGCCTCCCGGTTTATGGAAAGTACCTCGTGGCGGGTCTTCAGGTTTATGCCGCGCTTGTAGATGGCGTCTTCCGGGGCCAGGGCGATGAGGTCCTCGTGATTGCGGATCTGGCCGGAGATGTAGTAAGGCGCCCCGCAGGCCCCGTACGAGATGTAGGTTTCCCTGCCGAAAACAATGACCTCGAGATCGGGAAGTTCACGTTTGATCACGCTTGCCGCGCTCATCCCTGCAGCGACGGCGCCGACTATGACAATTGGTTTCATGGGGCAGCCTCCTTTTAAAGAAAGATGTTTACGGCAGATATGTTCCGGCGATTCATTGCCGCATATTCTGTGACGATAAAGCGGAGCAGTGCCTTTGTCAAGAAATATAACCCTGCAATTCCCCATGTCCGGCTCTTTCAGAACCCAATAAGAAAATTGCGCCTCTTTAAGCAGGAAGATTTGATAACTTTATAAAAAGTCCGAAAATAACCCTTCTGGTAAATTAAAACTTTATAATTATAGAAGTTTATACGTATTTTCCGGGCAAATCTTGATTTTTTAAGGATTTGTCTGATTTGACTAATAAGATTTATTGCTATATGGAAAGAGTCAGTTTCCTTACTCGGCGGAAATTATATTCGGCAGTTATACTACTTAACCACCAGACAATTTTTAAGGATTCCGGTATGGAAGCAACGGGGGAAAATCATAACCGCTCCAACATCCTGGTTGTTGATGATGAGGAAGTAATCAGGGAGGGAATGCGCCGCATTCTGGAAGCGGAAGGATATCAGGTGCAAACGGCGGCGAGCGGCCAGGCGGCCGGAGAAAAAATACAGGCCGAGGATTTCGATGTGGTCATAACGGATCTGAAGATGCCCGGGATGGACGGCATAGAGGTGCTAAAGACCATAAAAATCCTCCAGCCGGGTGTTCCGGTCATGATCATCACCGGCTACTCAACCGTTGACTCCGCCGTAGAGGCGATGAAACAGGGCGCTTTCGATTATATCGCAAAGCCGTTTACTTCGGAGCTGATTATCGGCAAGGTGAAAAAGGCCATTGACTGCAAAGTTTCCACCAGGGGAAATAGCAGCGGGCAGATGGAAATATTCCCCGATGATGGCTTTGATGATTTTGTCGGCAACAGCGCCGCGATGCGGAAAATCTATCGGCGGATTACGCAGGTTGCGCCCACCGACAGCACGGTGCTGATTACCGGCGAAAGCGGGACGGGCAAGGAGCTTGTGGCGCGCGCCATTCACAAGAACAGCCCGCGCTGGGATAATCCTTTCGTAACGGTAGATTGCACCAACCTTCCGGAAACATTACTGCAAAGTGAACTTTTCGGTCATGTCCGGGGGGCGTTTACCGGCGCCGTCAATAACAAGATGGGACTTTTTCAAGCCGCTGACGGCGGCACCCTTTTCCTTGATGAGATTTCTAATATAGGCCTTGCGACCCAGTCGAAGCTGCTGAGGGTCTTGCAGGAAAGAGTCGTGACTCCGATCGGCGATATCCGTCCTGTTCCGATAGATATTCGCCTTGTGGTGGCCACCAATGTAAGCCTGCCGGCCATGTTGACGGCCGGTTCTTTCCGGGAAGATCTTTTTTTCCGCATCAACGTTATCCCGATCAATCTCCCGCCGCTACGGATGCGGAAGAACGACCTGCCGTTGCTGGTTTCACACTTTTTGCAGAAGTTTTCCGGGATATTCGGTAAACAGGTGCGAGGTCTGGCGCATGAGGCGATGGCAGTGCTGGAAGCGTACGAATTTCCTGGCAATGTCCGCGAACTGGAAAATATTATCGAACGGGCGGTAGTCCTCTGCGAGGGTGACGTGATAACGAAGGCCGGTCTGGAGATGCGGATTGAGGAAGAGGCGCTGTCTCAGGGTTCTGACGTAACCCCGCTGAGTCTTGAGGAATTGAAGGAGGCAAAAAAGAGGATTCGGGAGCGGGCGGTGGAACCGATTGAACGGGTGTTTGTTATCAATGCCTTGAAAAAAAACAACTGGAACGTCTCGCGGGCTGCGGAACATACGGGGATGCTCCGCCCCAATTTTCAGGCTTTGCTCAAAAAGCTGGGGATATCGCTCCGGGAAGAACAGCAGCGCGATGAGCCATCCGGAAAAATAACGAACGGGCGGTTCCCTGGCTGAAGAGACCGCCCGCTTTACCCCCGCCGGGAAAGATTATTCCGCTGATTTTAACTGCTTGTTGTCGGCAAGCTCCTGTCGGCGTCTGACTATCGAAACCGCCGCGATTGATATTATTCCCAGGCCTGCCTCCCATTTGCCGAGCGGTTTTCGCAGCTCCTGCCAGTTAATGTCCGAAAATGCGACCTTCGGATTTGCCGGCAGGGTGTTGTAAAACTCCACCTTCTTCTCGAGAACATAGATCACATGAGTTCCGCCCAATATTTTATCCCCGTAAACGGAGGCGTCTTTCCCCAATTCCTGCGCCCGCGTGTAGGCATATTTGAGCATTTCCTCCTGCTCGCCGAAATTGAGCGCCCCCGTCGGGCAGGCCTTGACGCAGGCGGGAAGCAGATTGTTCTCAACCCGTTCCGCGCAAAAATCGCACTTGAAGACCTTGTTCAACTCTTCAGAATAACGAGGTTTTCCCACAGGACAGGCCGCGACGCAGGATTGACACCCGACGCACTTGTCGTTATCCGTTCCGACGCCGCCGGAGGGCAGGCGAAATCTGGCGCCTGCCGCGCAGACGTTTATGCAGGCGGCATTGGTGCAGTGCAGGCACCCGTCTTTCCAGAACAGCCATTGCACCCCGCCGCCTTTTTGCGCCACCTCCCGGAAACGGACCAGCGTCCAGGTGTTGGCCTGAAGATCAGGCGGATTCTGATAGGTGCCGGAACTGATCGTCTGGGAGCCCGGCAGTTGATTCCACTGTTTGCAGGCAACCTGACAACTACGGCAGCCGATGCATTTCTCTACATCTACCACGATTACCTTTCCCGCCATTTTAAGACACCCCCTTTCTGAAGATGTTGACCATAAAGGCCTTGCTTTCCGGGATCATTGTGTTTGCGTCGCCGACATACGGCGTCAGGCGGTTTGCCGAATTCCCAAAGGTGAACACCTCCGGCTTCTTTTCTTTGCTGCCGTAAGCTCTTGCCTGTGTAGTTACCCATCCGAAATGCCAGGGGAGCGCCACTTCATGGACGATCTTCCCGTCAACGACAAACGGTTTCAATCTCGCGGTTACCATCGCCATTCCTTCCGCGTGACCGCGTGGGGAGATGAGCAGGACAATATCCCCGTTTTTGATCCCCTTTTCCGCGGCAAGCTCATTGCTGATCTCAATGAACATGGAAGGCTGCATTTCCACGAGCCACGGCTGCCATCTTGTCAGAACTCCCGATTGCCAGTGTTCGCTGACCCGGATGGTGGTGCAGACAATCGGGAAGACAGGATCGGCGTTTCTGGCCACATCCATCGGCGTTCCCACCCCCGGTTTGTCCCATCTCTTGATAACCGGGTTGACCAGTTGCGGGGACATAAGGTTTTTTGCCAGAGGGCCTTCCAATGGTTCATAATGTTCCGGGAAGGGCCCATCGGCCATACCGGGACCGAAGAGACTTGCCACTCCATCCGGTTTCATGATGAAAGGCGGTCTTCCCGAGCCGGGGTTGCCGACGCCGTCGGGTATGTCGCCCACCCACTTGCCGCCATCCCACTTGATCACGGCGCGTTTGGCGTCCCAGGGGATACCCTTGCTGTTGACGGACGCCCCGTTGTAGATTATCCTGCGGTTTACCGGCCAGCTCCACCCCCAACCCGAATAAAGCCCGATTCCGGAGGGGTCTTTTGTCCCCCGGCGGGCCGCCATATTGCCATTTTCGGCGTACGAATTACAGTAGATCCAGCACCCGGAAGATGTGGAGCCGTCATCCTGCAGGAAGGCGAAGGAGGGAACCGGGTCTCCCTTTTTGAAGGCCCTCTTGCTTACAGGATCCACCTTGTCGGTGAGAAAACGGCCATTGATTTCGCGGGCCACCGCATGGATGTCCACCTCGACGAGCCGGCCGTCGATGATGGAGTCTCCGTAATCCCAGGTAAGTCTGGTGATCGCCTCTTTGTTGGGCCCACCCTCTTTTTCGTACAACTCCTTGATTCGGAAATAGAGATCGGAGATGATCTCCGCATCCGGTCTGGCCTCCCCCGGCGGCTCGACGGCCTTGTAACGCCACTGCATCAACCGGCCGCTGTTGGTGATGCTCCCCTCCTTTTCGAAGGAAAAGGCGCAGGGCAGCATGAAGACCTCGGTCTTGATTTTTTTCGGGTCCATTCCGGGGGCACACCAGAAATCACCCGTCTCATTGTCGAAGAGATTGACATTCACCATCCAGTCCAAGTTTGCCAGTGCCTTTCTGACCTTGAAATCGTTGGCGCTGCTGACTGCCGGGTTCATCCCCCAGGCGAAAAAGCCGGTGAACTTCCCCTTGTACATCTGGTCGAAGAGGGTGAGCCATGAGTAGTTGACGCCGTCGTCCAGTTTGGGCAGGTAGGAGTATGCCTCATCGAGGGTGGCGTTCATGCCGTAGAAGGCCCGAAGCAGGCTGGCGCTGTACTTGGGGTAGTTTTTCCACCAGTTGAGGCTGTTTGGCTCGTGGGTCTTCGGGGTGCGCTTCTCGTTATAGACGGCGAAAGTCGTGTCCGACGCAAGGGGAGTTCCCAGATAGCCTGGCAGGATATGGAAGAGAAGCCCGTAATCGGTGGAGCCCTGGACGTTGGCTTCGCCGCGCAGCGCCTGAACGCCGCCTCCGGCGATACCCATGTTGCCGAGCAGCAGTTGGATGATGGACATGGCGCGGATGTTCTGCGTACCCACCGTGTGCTGCGTCCAGCCCATCGCATAGAGGATGTTACCCGATTTGTCGGGCCGTCCGGTTTTTGTGTACTCCTGGTAAACCTCAAGCAACTTGTCACGGGGCGTTCCCGTAATGCTGGACACCAACTCGGGGGTGTAGCGGGAGTAGTGTTTCTTCAACAACTGGAAGACGCACCAGGGGTCTTTCAGCGTGCCGTCCTTTTTAATCTTGCCTCCGGCGTCAGTCTGGTATGACCAGGTGGCCTTGTCGTACTTCGCATCGGTCAATCCGGAAAAGACTCCGCCGTTTTCACCGGGCATCCTGAAGGCCGGATTCACGAGGAAAGAGGCATTGGTGTAATCTTTGACGTATTCCTCCTGAATCAGATTCTTATCGAGGATATACTTGATCATCCCGCCGAGAAAGGCGATATCGGTGCCCGATCGCAGGGGGGCATAGATGTGCGATTTCGCGGCCGATTGGGTGAATCTTGGATCGACGCAGATAAGCTTCGCCCCCCGCTCGACTGCCTTGGTTATCCATTTGAAGGATATGGGGTGATTGGAGGCAGGGTTGCTGCCCATAATCAGAATGCAATCACTGTTTTGAAAATCTATCCAGTGATTCGTCATCGCGCCTCGACCAAACGACTCTGCCAGAGCCGCTACGGTAGCGCTGTGTCAAATACGGGCCTGGTGCTCAATATAGACCAGACCCAACCCCCGCAAAAATTTCTGATAAAGATAACATTCCTCATTATCCAGTGCGGCGCTCCCGACCGAGGCGATTCCTTCGGTACGGTTGACCGCTTGACCGTGCTCGTTGATCAACCGGAAGCTTTCATCCCGACTTTTTTTGACGTTTGCGGCGATTTTATCCAACGCCCATTCCCAGGAAACCTCTTTCCACTGGCTTTCATAGGGAGCGCGATACCGGGGCGTCTGGAGGCGGTTTAGGTTGGCCGAACTCACCTGGTAGAGGGAACTCCCCTTGCTGCACAGGGCGCCGGCATTGATCGGGCTGTCCGGATCCCCCTCCACGTTAAGCACCTTGCCGTAGCTGGTGGTGGAAACGACGATGCTGCACCCCACTCCGCAGTAGGGGCAGACGGTGGTGGTTTTTCTTGCGTACTTGATTTTCAGCGTTTTTGCATGGGCGGCTATCGGATTTACGCTGATGCCGATGCCGCCCGCGGCCAGTACCGTTCCGGATATCTTCAGAAAAACCCTGCGAGTAACGCGCATAATCATAACCTCCTTGTCGGGTTGAGATTGAAAAGGTCGCGATTTTTCCCAATGACTTAATAACGCGACCAACCGCTTCAGACTCCGCCCACCTTTACAGCAAGAGTGATGCCATTTAAATTATTTTGTGAGGATGTCGTCTTAATGCTTGTTTTTATTACTTTATTATGTCAGCACGGGAGGGGGTAAATCCCGGCATTGTACAATAATCTCATACAACTATTTACCAGTGGTGAATCAGGGCTCGGATACTTTTGCGGTAACTTATTGATAATTGATACATATTAATTAGTGAGATGGTGTATAAGAAAAAAATACATATAGCGGAACAGCGGCATGCCTCGCTGACGGATTTGCCCATGATCGGGAGGGGAGGTTTCCCGGAACGCTGAAAACTACCTCAAAAAGCCGGATTGCCGGCGGTCATGGCTTCCGTCCCCTGCGGAAAGAGTGGCAATTTAATGACGAATGTGGTTCCCTTGCCTATCGTGCTTTGCACCTCTATCTTGCCTCCGTGCCGCTCAATGATCCCATAGGAAATGGAAAGACCCAGGCCAGTGCCCTTTTCCCCCTTCGTTGTGAAGAAGGGATCAAATATCTTCTCCAGATCGTCTTCGGCAATTCCCGCTCCGGTATCGGTTATTTTCAGGGAGACGCATTCATCCTGGTCGGTGTAAGTCCTGATCAGGATGCGGCCGCTATCTTCCATTGACTGGCTTGCATTGAGCAGGATGTTGATGAAAACCTGTTCCATCTGATTTTCGTCGAATGGAATCAGCGGCAGATCGGGCTGATAGTCCCTGGCGATTTCGATATTCTGGAAGCTTGCCTGACTGACAACAAGCTCGATCGTCGCATCCATAACGCTGTTGAGGGAAGATGGTTTTTTCTGCGGTATTGATTCGCGGGAAAAACTGAGCAAGCTCCTTACGATCTTCGCGCAGCGCTGCGATTCTTTCAAGATCACATTCAGATCGTTTTGGGCCGAAGCATTCAGGCAGGGATTGCGAATTGCCAAATCGGCGTACATCAGGATCCCTGTCAAAGGATTATTGATCTCATGGGTAATTCCGGCCACCAGCCTGCCCAGCGACACCAATTTTTCGGAACGGACCAAGCGGGCCTGCATTTGCTTAATTTCATTTGTTCTTTCAGCAACCTTCGCCTCGAGATTTTTTCCCCATTCCTCCAGTTCTCTACGGGCGGTCTTGAGATTTGCCGTCATCTTGTTGAAGGCGTCGGAAAGCTCCCCCACCTCATCGCGTGAGCTATTTTCAACTACGGCATCCAGGTTTCCTACTGCTATCTTTTTTGTCTGCACCAACAGATTCTTCAGCGGCCGATTGACAAGTCGATTGGTAAAAAAGACGATGGCCAGCAAGATGGATAAAAGGATGATAACGGTTATGACAATAATTTTATTGCGATAATATCTGATTAATGCGTGCATGTTTTCCAGGGAGACGACGATATCCAGGACGCCGAGGATTTCATTCCGGGGAGGATGGAAGTGGCAGGAAGAGACGTAACAGCTTTTTTCGTTGTAGATGGCCTTGGCCATGCCTAAAACCTGTCTTCCCTGCCCGTCGAAAAAAATCCGGCTCCTGTTCATCGTGGATGCATGAACCTTCGGTTCTCCCAGCGTGTGGCACATATTGCATCCGGCCTCCTTTTTATCAAGGCGCCTGCCGAGTTCCTCCTTTTTGGTCGAGAAGCTGATGTGACCGCTTTTGTTGATCATTCTGATCTGATCTACCCCCTCCAGGGTGCCGACCTCCTGAATCATCTCATAAACCCTGTTTCTGTTATCCTCGAGCATTTCATAATGGGTTGATTTGATGATTGTTTCGCTCAATTTGTCGGCATCGGAGATCGCCGCCTTGAGAAGCATGTCTTGCAGGTTGGCAATATTGATGTAGGCAAAGAAGACCATAAAGACAAGCAGGATAAGGCTTGTGATGATGGCCAGTTTGGAAATAAGACTGATGCGCATGCGTTATGCTCCCGAAGAATGATGATGCGGGAATGCCCAGCCGGACGAAGCTGAATGTTAATAACCTGCTGCAACGGCAAAGATAATTTTACCGTAAGTTATCACGGGGAAATAGTCAAGATCGATTTGAAAACGGTTTCCCTTTCTGGAGGATTTGGAAAAAAGCACCCGAGTCAGGATAAATTTGTTCTACCCGATATAAAAGAAATATCGCGGCTTCACTGTTTTCGTCACACAAGTAAAATCAGGCATTTGTAAGGAGAACAAATTTATCGTGGCGCCCGAGTATTTTCTGTTTACTTTTTTTGAGGACTGGTGATAAAAAGCAAGAAAATATTTTGTTTCGCTTATTCCGGATGAGGATGGCAGGAGTTCGGCAAAATCAGGAAGGTATGACAGGAAAATGGCTTTGAATATAGATATTTCTCACTACACCCCCCGTGAGGAAGTGGCCAACAGCATTACCCACGGCATTGGGATAGTCTTTGGGATCGGGGCGCTCGTTATTATGGACGTTTTTGCGGCCCTGTTCGGGGATGCGTGGCATGTTGTAAGTTGCAGCATCTTCGGGGCGACGCTGATTATTCTCTACACGGCCTCCACCCTTTATCACAGCATCCCGCTCCAGAAGCCAAAAATGCTGTTCAGGATAATAGATCACTCCGCGATATTCCTTCTGATTGCTGGTACATATACCCCGTTTACGCTGGTGAGTCTGCGCGGTCCCTGGGGTTGGTCACTTTTTGGCGCCGTCTGGGGAATTGCACTTTTGGGGGTTGTTTTTCAGGTATTTTTGCTGCGCCGCTGGCCGTTGTTTTCGGTCGGCCTCTATGTTGGAATGGGGCTCATTATCCTCATCGCAATAAAACCGCTTTTGGCGGCATTGTCTCCGACGGGGTTGCAACTGCTTGTCGCCGGAGGTGCGGCCTATATTCTGGGCCTGATTTTTTACGGCTGGAATAGACTTCCATACAGCCATGCCGTCTGGCACATCTTTGTCCTTGCAGGCAGCGCCCTGCACTTTTTGGCTGTGCTTTTCTATGTAATTCCGCTCGCTTCCTGAGAGATTTCGCCTTGGGATATTTACCGTATTGGTCGAGGTAAAATAGTCCGCTTTTATCAAATGCATCGCTGGCAGTTTTCCCCAGGGATTAACTGATTGAGGAGGTATAGTTAGTGGATGACTTCAGAATCGCCGTTGTCGGCATTGGCGCCACCGGGGCAGTTTTGGCGGCTGCCCTGCTCAAGACGGATCCGGAGACGATGCTTGTGAGCCCCAGAAACGGCTTGGGCGATAAGCTCCGCAAAGATGGCATCCGAATTTCCGGTGAAGTTGAGTATCATGTTCCGGTGCGTTACTTCTTTGATAATATTGAAAAGTGCAAAGATCGCAATCCGAATCTTATTTTCGTTGCAACCAAAACCTTTCATCTTCCCCAGGTTTTAAAGGAGCTGAAGAGTGTTTTTAAGGAGGGGACGAAGATCGTCAGCACCCATAACGGTTTGGGCACGGAGGATCTGATTGCCGAAGCGTTTGGGGCGGAAGCGGCATTTCGCATGTCGCTCAATTACGGCGTTTCGCTGAAGGGGCCGGGGGAGGTGGAAATGGCATTTTTCAACCGCCCCAATCCTTTGGGCGCCCTGATTCCGGAAAACCGGGAAGCAGGCCTGCGAATCGCGCAAATGCTCTCGGCGGGCGGCCTGGACACGGAGTTTGTCGATGACATCAAACTCCATGTCTGGAAAAAGATGATCATGAAATGTACGATGGCCTCTATTTGCGCCGTCACGGACAAGACTATCAAAGAGGCCCTGTCGTTTGCCCCTACCAGAGAAATCGCCGATGCCTGCTTCGCGGAGGTTCTGGCGGTGGCCAAGGCAAAAGGATATGACCTCGGGGCCGACTATCTAACCCAGGCATTGGTTTATCTGGAAAAGGTGGGGGTTCACAAAGATTCCATGTGCGTCGATATCGCCAATAAAACACGTACCGAAATTGACTTTCTGGGAGGGAAGGTCGTGGAATACGGGCGAGAAACCGGAGTTCCCACACCATGTTATGCAACAATGGCAAACTTGGTCCGGGCAATGGAAGACAAATACCTGGGAAAGCGTCCTTTTCGGCTTTAGACATCTTTTTTAATTCGGATATGCTTGCTGAGCAATTTGCTAAAACGGCTTTTATGTTTTCATCATAATTGAGTTTAATTTGGGATAAATTATGGTCATATTTTGGGTCTTAAATGCTTAATTGGTCAGGTACTTTTTTTATTGCTACGAAAAAATCAGCCGGAGCGGCCCAGGAGGCTGCGATCCGGTGCAGCGGCTGGTTGGCAACTCAATGAATACCTATCTGAATTTTAACTGCTTCTTCAACTTTGCGCATGTCCTCTTCAGAAAGAACGCCAGCGAGGTTGAGTAACCGTAATTTGCTTACAGTGGCCAGTTGATCTGCCATAGCCTTGCTTTCTTTGCCGTCAAAAACGACCCGTGCCTCACTTGGATAAAGACGATTTGTGTTGCTTGTAAGAGGGACAACCTGAACTCTATTTAGGAATTTATTTGATGCATTATTACTGATGATTACGGCAGGA belongs to Syntrophales bacterium and includes:
- a CDS encoding 2-oxoacid:acceptor oxidoreductase subunit alpha, giving the protein MLNKISEVSIVIAGEAGQGVQSIEATLVNIIKHSGYNVFATKEYMSRVRGGINSTQIRVSEKRRASYVEKTDIFIPLEKQAIARLSDRIQKDTLIIGEAEKLGDERVINVDFTKIATKLGNAIYQSMAAAGCACGIIGAGLEKAPAYIGKMFSPKGDDAIKSNIDAFIAGYDEGRKIATAKKYRPGLKSKLAVENELLLSGADAVAIGAIAGGCDSVFAYPMTPATGVFTALAAYQHRAGLVVEQAEDETGVINMALGAWYAGGRALVSTSGGGFALMTEGISLSGITETPVVVHLAQRPGPATGLPTRTEQGDLNLALYAGHGVFPRIIFAPGNTRQGFELAARAFDWADKFQAPVFILTDQYFVDTYYNVPMFPINAEPPEKYIVATTENYKRYALAKDGFSPRGVPGFGTGTVCSDSDEHDESGRITEDLRGISLAMKNKRMKKFAAIRKAALAPELYGPRKYKYLIVAWGSTLNSALEALELSELEETALLHFSQVYPLHRDAGKYLKKAEKTVALENSQTAQFASLLMAETGIAIKDTILRYDGFPFAADALAVELKNIFT
- a CDS encoding FAD-dependent oxidoreductase, with amino-acid sequence MKPIVIVGAVAAGMSAASVIKRELPDLEVIVFGRETYISYGACGAPYYISGQIRNHEDLIALAPEDAIYKRGINLKTRHEVLSINREAQTVAVKNHEDGSAFEQEYGELVLATGARSIIPAIPGIELPGVFPLKEFQSGIDLKAFLENRKPQKAVIIGGGYIGVEMAESFRGAGLEVALVEAMPRVMSIMDDDMSLLADRELRANGVEVILGRKVVGLEGDQQVHAVRLDDGSSVAADCVLLSIGVTPNSDIAVEAGLELGPRGAIKVDRYQRTSASHIFSAGDCCTVYHRLLHQDVYIPLGLTANRQGKLCGENIVLQTKGKKLKQFPGVIGTAVTRIFGLEIAKTGIGQMELDRYDLKHISSVMIKATTLPAYFPGSTDIWVKLFFEEDPRVIVGGQIVGGPGSALRINTVVAAATQGMRMDELYTLDAAYAPPISPVWDPLLIAARRGMK
- a CDS encoding sigma-54 dependent transcriptional regulator, which translates into the protein MEATGENHNRSNILVVDDEEVIREGMRRILEAEGYQVQTAASGQAAGEKIQAEDFDVVITDLKMPGMDGIEVLKTIKILQPGVPVMIITGYSTVDSAVEAMKQGAFDYIAKPFTSELIIGKVKKAIDCKVSTRGNSSGQMEIFPDDGFDDFVGNSAAMRKIYRRITQVAPTDSTVLITGESGTGKELVARAIHKNSPRWDNPFVTVDCTNLPETLLQSELFGHVRGAFTGAVNNKMGLFQAADGGTLFLDEISNIGLATQSKLLRVLQERVVTPIGDIRPVPIDIRLVVATNVSLPAMLTAGSFREDLFFRINVIPINLPPLRMRKNDLPLLVSHFLQKFSGIFGKQVRGLAHEAMAVLEAYEFPGNVRELENIIERAVVLCEGDVITKAGLEMRIEEEALSQGSDVTPLSLEELKEAKKRIRERAVEPIERVFVINALKKNNWNVSRAAEHTGMLRPNFQALLKKLGISLREEQQRDEPSGKITNGRFPG
- a CDS encoding 4Fe-4S dicluster domain-containing protein, encoding MAGKVIVVDVEKCIGCRSCQVACKQWNQLPGSQTISSGTYQNPPDLQANTWTLVRFREVAQKGGGVQWLFWKDGCLHCTNAACINVCAAGARFRLPSGGVGTDNDKCVGCQSCVAACPVGKPRYSEELNKVFKCDFCAERVENNLLPACVKACPTGALNFGEQEEMLKYAYTRAQELGKDASVYGDKILGGTHVIYVLEKKVEFYNTLPANPKVAFSDINWQELRKPLGKWEAGLGIISIAAVSIVRRRQELADNKQLKSAE